CGTGCGTCCGGCCACGCGGATACCCGCATAGCCTAGAGCCGCGAACAGGGCGAGTACCGACAGCGTCCCCGCGAGACCCAGTTCCTCACCGGTGACGGCGAAGATGAAGTCGGTGTGGGCTTCGGGGAGTTGGCCCCATTTCTCCACACTCGCGCCGAGTCCCGAGCCGAAGATCCCGCCGGAGGCCAGGGCGTAGATCCCGTGCACGGCCTGCCAGCAGGCGTCGCCGGGGCCGGGGTCGGTCGCGCCGATGCACTGAAGCCGGGCCATCCGGTTCGGGCTGGTCTTGATAAGGATCACACCGAGGGTGGCGGCGATCGACAGCACCCCGACGAAGAGCCGGGTGGGCGCCCCCGCCAGCCACAGCAGCCCGAACAGGATCGCCGTCAGGATGATCGCCGTGCCCATGTCGCCGCCGAGCATGATCAGCCCGAGCAGCATGAACGCGACCGGCACCAGCGGCACCAGCATGTGTTTCCACTGCGCGAGCAGCTTCTTGTCCTGTTTGCGGGCGAGCAGATCGGCACCCCACAGCACCAGCGCGAGCTTGCCGAACTCGCTGGGCTGGATCTGGAAGGAGCCGCCGAGCGAGATCCAGTTCTGGTTGCCGTTGACCGACATGCCTATCCCCGGCACCTGCACCAGCGCCATCATGAAGACGGCGCCGGCGAGGATGGGGTAGGCGAGCCCCCGGTGCAGTTTCACCGGCATCCGGGAGGCGACCAGCAGCAGCGCGGCCCCGATGGAGGCGGCCAGGAACTGTTTGCGGAAGAAGAACGATCCCGGCAACGACATCTGGAGCGCGGTGATCTGGGAGGCCGAGTAGACCATCACGAGGCCCAGGACGGTGATCAGCAGGCTGCCGCCGAAGATCAGGTAGTACGCGGTCAGCGGCCGGTCCCAGGCCTTCTGCGCACGCGTGTGGAGCCGTCGTACGGGGTTGTCGCGGAACGGCCGGGAGACAGCCGCGGGTCTGCGGACGGTCCGCTGGACAGGCGGACGCCCGGTACGGCTACCTGGCATCAGCTGCTCCCCGGAGCGCGGCGCAGCCGCTGTACTCGGCTGCCGCGCCGTACGTCGGCCGTGACGGTCCCACGCGTCCCTCCCAAGGTCGCCCGGCAGGCGGCCGGGTCAGGTTCCGAGTTCGCCAACCGCCTGGGCGAACATGTCACCGCGCTGGTTGTAGTTGACGAACATGTCCATGGAGGCGCAGGCCGGGGCGAGGAGCACCGTGTCGCCTTCGACGGCGAGGCGCCGAGCCTCCTGGACAGCCGCGAGCATCGCCCCAGTGTCCGTCCGCTCGAGGTCGACGACGGGTACTTTCGGGGCGTGTCGCGCCAGG
The sequence above is a segment of the Streptomyces asoensis genome. Coding sequences within it:
- the ftsW gene encoding putative lipid II flippase FtsW, translating into MPGSRTGRPPVQRTVRRPAAVSRPFRDNPVRRLHTRAQKAWDRPLTAYYLIFGGSLLITVLGLVMVYSASQITALQMSLPGSFFFRKQFLAASIGAALLLVASRMPVKLHRGLAYPILAGAVFMMALVQVPGIGMSVNGNQNWISLGGSFQIQPSEFGKLALVLWGADLLARKQDKKLLAQWKHMLVPLVPVAFMLLGLIMLGGDMGTAIILTAILFGLLWLAGAPTRLFVGVLSIAATLGVILIKTSPNRMARLQCIGATDPGPGDACWQAVHGIYALASGGIFGSGLGASVEKWGQLPEAHTDFIFAVTGEELGLAGTLSVLALFAALGYAGIRVAGRTEDPFVRYAAGGVTTWITAQAVINIGAVLGLLPIAGVPLPLFSYGGSALLPTMFAIGLLIAFARDEPGARAALAMRHPRFGRKLGAGGSAFDRRPRRWNTMRRRASAARPSGER